GGCATTTATTGGGGACCAGTCAGCTCTCCAGGATGTGCTGAAATTGTTGAATCAAGCGATCTTTATTTCTTTATAGGGCCTAATTTTAACGATTACACCACGGTTGGTCATATGTGTAATATCCAACCCAAGAAGCTTATTGTCATTGCTGATGGTAGTGTTTCTGTTGCGGGTAATGTATATACCGAAGTGTACATGAGTGAGTTTTTGCGCGGTTTGAAGGATAAATTGAAAGTCAATGATGCTTCAGTGAAAGCATATAAACGCATCGCAGGATCTGCCCCCTTATATCATGAGCCGGATGATTTAAACTCACCGCTCACTACACGATTCCTGTTTGGCCAAATTCAGAAACTATTAAGTAGTGATTATGGAATTTTGGCGGAAACTGGGGATTCATGGTTTAATGGCATGCGTCTCAATTTACCCGAAAACTGCCCGTTTGAAATTCAAATGCAATACGGATCGATTGGTTGGTCTGTAGGAGCACTTTTGGGTATGCAGGCAGCGCTTCATAATCAAAAGCGCGTTATCGCTTTGATTGGGGATGGTTCTTTCCAAATGAGTGCTCAAGAACTGTCAACGCTCATTCGTTATGGTTATAAACCCATTATCTTTTTAATGAATAATGCTTCTTATACAATTGAGGTTCAAATTCATGATGGCCCATATAATGTGATTAATAATTGGCATTATGCTGATTTAGTCGAAGTTTTTAATGGGCAGCAGGCCAAAGCTCGAGCTTTTAAAGCACCAACGCATCAAGCGCTTTTGGACGCAATCGTAGAAGCAAAGAAAACAGATGCCTTATGCTTTATCGAGGTGATTTTAGATAAAGATGATTGCAATAAAAATCTGTTAGAATGGGGCGCTCGGGTTGCTTCATATAATGGACGGTCACCAAGAGCGAATTAAAATGCTTTGCCCCCCAATTCGCTCAATGGCTGTATTTGTGCAAAAATAATTCTTCAAAAGCCTTACAGACTGATGCATGTTCCGCTCGATCGGTATTATTTTTGCGCAATCCCCACTCAAAGCCCACCGTTTTTCAACATCCAGCATCCTCAAACTTTGCCATGGCTAAAAGAGCTATACTTATAGTCATAATGGTTAATAAAAGGACTTTTATGAAAATCTATCTCAATCCTCAACCCCATGCGGTGGAACGTATTAATCAACTTAAGAATAAACCCAGCAGTATGCCAGTGCCTAGACAAAAAATAGTAGCAGAAGAGGGCTCAGAAAAGTCAGACACAGAAATTTTTGCAACGGAGTCTGAGGAACAAGCATGGAGAGATTCTCTTGAAAAGGATAAACATCGGATGCGTTAGGCCAAATAAACCTACCTACAAACTAAAAAATCCATAAACTGAGCCTCTCAAAAAGAGGCGCTTTAAATGAAATCAAAAGAAAACTATTGGGAACGACTAGGTAAAGGTTAGGAACGCAGTGGGTTATCGCCAGAAGATCTTTGCAGAGAACCAGGTATTGCTATGAGAGCATCCAGTAATTACAGAAATGCTGATTGAATAAAATGAGGCAAAGTTGAGCCAATGCTCCAATGCAATCGCCTATATTGGCGCAGGTTTGCCAAAGTAGTAGCCCTGATAATAATCAATCGGATAATGCTTCAGGCATTCGAGTTCTTCCTTGGTTTCAATACCCTCAGCAACGGTTTTTATGCTCATTTGCTGAGCTATTTCAATAATTTTTTCAACCATAATCTGTTTGACTGGTGAGTTATGGATGTCGCGGATCAGGTCCATATCCAGCTTGACCAGATCGGGGTTAAGCTCATGTAGCATATTAAGCGAGCTATATCCTGAGCCTAAATCATCGAGGGCGATACGATAACCTCTCTCCCGGTAAAATTGCGTAATACGCACCAAGTGTTCTCTATCATCCACAAGGCCTGATTCAGTGATTTCAAATACAATTTGCTCGGGCTCATATTGTGCCTTTTTTACTGCTTCATCAGTGGTACGCAGACAGAATTGCGGATCGTAAATGGATGTCGGATTGAAGTTGATGAATAGCCGTTCGAGCTTTTTTTTGTGGTTGCTTGCCGTGTTAATGGCGTTGATCCGGGCATGACGATCGAGTATAAACAGCATATCCGCTTCTTTTGCAGCAGAAAGAATAGCCTGGGCACCGATGGTTTTCCCATGTTGCTCCGCGCGGAGCAGACATTCGTGAGCATAAATCTCATGCGTTACACTGGAAACTATCGGTTGAAACCAGATTGTGAGCAGGTTTTGGTCGAGCATGTGAACTAGCCATTGTGCAGAGGCCATATTTACAAAGGAAGCGAGCGTTCGCGTCGCCTTCAGCGCCTGTGCAGGGCTGATGCTGGTTTGATTATCATAGAGCATGATAACGCTGGAGTCATTGAGTTCCTGTTGACTTAATAAACCCTTGACTAGGGTAGCAAAGTTATCAAATTGTTCAGGGGGCAGATCGAGGTAAAGGTAGCCACGATCGACTGTTCCCAAATTAAATTCAGCCTCCAACCCGGATTTTAATTTGGAAAATGTGTGGCCTGTGGGGGTTATAATATGGAGAAATACTTTCCCCTGCAATACGTATGAATCAATAGACTCACAGCGTGAGCATCCTGACATTGTGAACCCTTTTTTTTACCTCTGTATAAAACATATAGTAGACTGGTCTCATACATGTCAACCTATTTATGCCTTCAGTATCCTCAACTCATTAAGTTTTTAATTAATCCGGTTTGCAAATTTATTTGTTTTAATGTGCTAAATTTATCATAATGGCTGCTTTTTCAGTCTAAGGGTACTATGTCATCATTGCTTACCATCAATTTGTTAGAAGATTTAGTTCATACCGCAGAGGTGAATCAAGAGGGTAAAACGGCGGATTATATTCCAGAGCTTGCCAATGTGAATCAAGATTTGACTGCAATTGCCGTACAACCCATAGGTGGACAACTGCTTTCTTACAGTAACAGCCCGTTGAGTCCCGTAACATTGCAAAGTACAGCCAAGATGATTCCTTTAATTGGACTACTTGAAGAATATGGGGAGCGAGTGTTTGAATGGGTTAAAGTAGAACCTTCTGGAGATGATTTTGCGTCAATTACCCGTTTGGAACAATTTGGTCCCAAGCCATCAAATCCCATGTTGAACGCTGGGGCGATTACCTTATGCTCTCATATTCCGGGAAAGGGCGAGCAGCAATTTGGTTGGTTAGAACATTGGACACAAAAATTGTTTAATCAACGTCTCAGTATTAATCCCCTCGTTTTTGCCTCTGAAAAACGCACAGGGAATCGTAACCGTGCCCTCGCCTATTTACTCAAGAGCAGAAGCAATCTTGGCGCGGATGTTCATGAAACCTTGGATTTGTATTTTGCACTTTGTTCCTATGAAGCCAATTTAGAACAAATGCTTTTCCTGCCTACCTTATTAGCAAATGCGGGAAGAGACCCGAACTCTGGGGAACAAATCATTTCTACTCAAACCACTAAAATTACTCTAGCGATTATGGCAACCTGTGGACTCTATGATGAAACAGGCACCCATATGGTCAAAACCGGGATGCCCGCTAAAAGCGGCGTATCGGGCTACACCATAGCCGTTGTTCCTGGTAAAGCAGGTATTGTGGTACTTAGTCCCAGAGTGAATGCCAAAGGAAATAGCATCCGTGGTGAAATCATGCTGGAAGGCTTGTCCAAAGCCATGAATTGGCATTTTGCATTGCCTTAGTACTTGTAGCCTGGATTAGGGCGTAAGCCGTAACCCGGGTTTTAGAATAAACCCGGGTTACGATTCTGACCGACTACAATGAAGAGCTCGGTTTATTCATGAGCTCTATAAGATCTTCATGCTCTTTTTCAAATTTCGCGAGCATTTCATCATTTTCTTTGTCCTCGTCGGCTTCAGTGGGGGAATCCGCAGTGGTGCTTTTTGAAAAGGAAAATATGATGGAAAATTGATTCAATAAATCGCTCATTCCCTTTAAGGACTGAAGATCTTGGTTAAGGTTTTTAAACGTCTGCTCCAGTGAGCCAAGCGCTTCCAAGGAATTGTCCAGTGCCTCAAAATCTTGCATCAAGGGATTTTCTTTCTCTAATTCCTTTATTTCTTGCAGTAAAACATTTTGTTGGCGCATAAGATCTTTGTAGTTTTTATTGGCCTTTCTATTTCGATAACGCAGTATCTCACTTTGAATATCGAGGAGTTCAGATTTTTTTTGGATTAATTCTAAATGGTTGTTCAAACCTTCAATCGCTTTAGTTTTAAGAAAATCAAAACCAAAACTCATTACATCGATTTTGGCCAATACTTTCTCTAAGCTTTCAATATGATTAGAGACATGAATTTTTGCCTGTCGTAGTTGGTGCTTACTGAGTTTAGAGTTTAGCATGGCGGCAGCTTTTTGAACTTTTTTGTTTAAATCGATTATCTCTGGGTCTTGCCGCAATTGACTTAAGATTGCCCCAACGAATCTTTCTTCTAAGTGGTTCACCCGTTTCATTAAAAAACGCGAACTTGGGTCTTCCATATCCACAGTTTGCAAGTTTTCCAATTGAGACTCAAAGCTTTTTAGATCAGACTCTATAGCGCTTTTGTCTTCAATACTCAGTGTCTCTCGTGTTAAATAAACTCGAAGCAAGGCGTTCAATTTTTTGAAAAATTCAACGGATTCAATGGTTCGGGCACGATTCATAAATAAAGCTTTTCGCAGAGGATGTGTATCTCCGGTGAGAATTGAGTAAACAAGAGGCAGTCCTTTATTGTCGGGTGCAAAAAGAGATGCACCGTGTTGAATTAGAACAGAGAGGCATTCACTCATAGGATGGGAGGCGCTATCCTCTTGAAAACAGGCATATACAGCGGATGCGAATGATTTTTTGAACACGGTGACGCGTTGGTTATTTATGTCAATATCACCATACGTCAAAATAAAATCAAGAAGCTTTGAGTTGCCTGTTTGTAACGCGACAGCGAGGAATTTCTCAGCGCGCAAGAGATGATGGCTTGAGGTTAACAACGCAGCCAGTTCAAATTGATTGCCAAACAATAAACTAGGTAACAAATCCGCTTCAAGTTTCTGCAGTTTTCGACGGATTTTTTGTAACTGATGCAAATCCTTCAACTGGAGATGACGTTCATAGGTTAGGTTAATTTCATAAGTTTTTGCCAATAATTCCTCTATTTTTTTCGCCTGAACCTCAGTGGGTGCCTTACTTAATTCTTCAAATTGAGTATCTAGCGCCTTTAGTTCCTCTGCTAATTTATCAATAATAAAAACCTTAGGTTTGGTACTTTGGGTTGCTTTTTCATGTGAGGCTTTAGCTTCTTTTTGGGCCGCTTGATCGTGTGAAGATGCTTCATCTTGAGGATTAGAAACTTCTTCCGCAATCTCTTCGACATGATTATCCCTATTAGTACTGGGGGTGCTGGTCATCAGTTCAACCGAACTTGTACGGGCTTTCTTAAGGGAACGCGCGGTCGCTTCATGAAAGCGAAGAGCCTCAGTGTAACTGGAAGACCGGATAAGTGGGAGCAGCTCTCTTAGAACGCCACAGGCTTCTTCTGTGATTTCCAAAATTTCGGTTGTATTTTGCGGTTCTGAATCAAAATGTTTTAACAGCCGTTGATCACAATCCTTGTAATGAGTTTCTAAATTTTTAATTTTTTTCTGATGTTGTTGTCTTAAATTATTGATCAGCGGTTCAGTATGCCTGAGTGCTAAAATGATTAATTGATTTCTCATATTGGTACTGTCGATTAACTTATAGCCATCAGCAGTATCTCTCTCAAAGGCAATATTTTGAATTAATTCATCGAATGCATTGAAATACACATGCAGACGATAACGCTCACCCGATTGGCTTATAAATTTAGCAGTGTAATGGTATTGACTTAATTTGGGATTTTGACGATTTTCATTCTCATACACACTAAGGTGATGGTTATCCAATGCATACATGCTTCCTTGGTCTTTTATACTAAATTCTTCAATAGGCAGTTCAATACGGTAATAATAGTGTTGGCTGCTTTTATTGAAGTCCAATATCAATTTATGTCCTTGAGGTAACTGGACAATAGACTCATTTTGAGAAAGAAAGTTAAAAAGAGTATTTTTAGCCATTTTTGATCCTAAGAATAAAATATTGCCCACATTATACTTAAAGATTACTTTTAGTAAAAAAATAATTTTTTCGGGTTATTTACGGTTCTTTCTGTATCAATTTCATCCGGATTGCGCTGCTTAATAATCAAGAGAAACAATGCGTTATGGACGCTGTTGAGGTGTCAATTCGATGATTTATATTATTACTGGAGTCACTGTACGAATCATTTTTCGAATCACTTTTTAGGGGGGGCTAGAAACGGGCTGAGATGTCTTGAAAAAGAAACATTCCATTTTTATAATGCGCTAAAATAATAACCGAAGAAGTTACATTATGATCATTT
This sequence is a window from Legionella cherrii. Protein-coding genes within it:
- a CDS encoding thiamine pyrophosphate-binding protein, with product MATVGTYLAQRLQELGINDYFAIPGDYNLGLLDELLKNDALHMINCCNELNAGYAADGYARIKGVSALVVTYSVGGLSAVNAVAGAYAENLPIIVISGGPNTNSVQDAEILHHTLATENYSYVREIFAKITAHSVFIHRPSDAPMQIDSAIAIALEKKKPVYIEIACNIAGASVSPPTQRALNVKRLSDTSSLAAAIEDAANQLNSAVKPVLIAGSKSRPCEATAMIEALSLSCGYALAAMPDAKGFVSEQHPNYIGIYWGPVSSPGCAEIVESSDLYFFIGPNFNDYTTVGHMCNIQPKKLIVIADGSVSVAGNVYTEVYMSEFLRGLKDKLKVNDASVKAYKRIAGSAPLYHEPDDLNSPLTTRFLFGQIQKLLSSDYGILAETGDSWFNGMRLNLPENCPFEIQMQYGSIGWSVGALLGMQAALHNQKRVIALIGDGSFQMSAQELSTLIRYGYKPIIFLMNNASYTIEVQIHDGPYNVINNWHYADLVEVFNGQQAKARAFKAPTHQALLDAIVEAKKTDALCFIEVILDKDDCNKNLLEWGARVASYNGRSPRAN
- a CDS encoding EAL domain-containing protein, which produces MSGCSRCESIDSYVLQGKVFLHIITPTGHTFSKLKSGLEAEFNLGTVDRGYLYLDLPPEQFDNFATLVKGLLSQQELNDSSVIMLYDNQTSISPAQALKATRTLASFVNMASAQWLVHMLDQNLLTIWFQPIVSSVTHEIYAHECLLRAEQHGKTIGAQAILSAAKEADMLFILDRHARINAINTASNHKKKLERLFINFNPTSIYDPQFCLRTTDEAVKKAQYEPEQIVFEITESGLVDDREHLVRITQFYRERGYRIALDDLGSGYSSLNMLHELNPDLVKLDMDLIRDIHNSPVKQIMVEKIIEIAQQMSIKTVAEGIETKEELECLKHYPIDYYQGYYFGKPAPI
- the glsA gene encoding glutaminase A — encoded protein: MSSLLTINLLEDLVHTAEVNQEGKTADYIPELANVNQDLTAIAVQPIGGQLLSYSNSPLSPVTLQSTAKMIPLIGLLEEYGERVFEWVKVEPSGDDFASITRLEQFGPKPSNPMLNAGAITLCSHIPGKGEQQFGWLEHWTQKLFNQRLSINPLVFASEKRTGNRNRALAYLLKSRSNLGADVHETLDLYFALCSYEANLEQMLFLPTLLANAGRDPNSGEQIISTQTTKITLAIMATCGLYDETGTHMVKTGMPAKSGVSGYTIAVVPGKAGIVVLSPRVNAKGNSIRGEIMLEGLSKAMNWHFALP